The following proteins are co-located in the Haliotis asinina isolate JCU_RB_2024 chromosome 13, JCU_Hal_asi_v2, whole genome shotgun sequence genome:
- the LOC137260140 gene encoding uncharacterized protein has translation MKVLCILLVVVGTALSREVGKVARRDEDFVCPPQEESFGYMSFCAWDPCDIFADQPCADIPEAVCKFDACPNHACIPMFFVDKQWVECHDLVYRDK, from the exons atgaaggtCCTGTGCATTCTCCTTGTCGTAGTCGGAACTG CTCTAAGCAGGGAGGTGGGCAAGGTCGCCCGGCGGGATGAGGACTTTGTCTGTCCCCCACAGGAAGAATCATTCGGCTACATGAGCTTCTGTGCCTGGGACCCGTGCGACATATTTGCTGATCAGCCTTGTGCCGACATCCCTGAGGCCGTGTGCAA attcgATGCCTGTCCAAACCATGCCTGTATCCCCATGTTCTTTGTTGACAAGCAGTGGGTGGAATGCCATGATTTGGTGTATCGCGACAAATAG
- the LOC137260216 gene encoding uncharacterized protein, with product MKVLCILLVVVGAAVGREVGRVARRNEDYVCPPLAKAFTYMSFCVWDPCEIFADEPCADVPGAVCKFDVCPNHNCIPMFFVDKQWVECKDLVYREY from the exons ATGAAGGTCCTGTGTATTCTCCTTGTCGTAGTCGGAGCTG CCGTGGGCAGGGAGGTGGGCAGGGTAGCCCGACGGAATGAGGACTATGTCTGTCCCCCACTGGCAAAAGCCTTCACCTACATGAGCTTCTGCGTCTGGGATCCTTGCGAGATATTTGCGGACGAACCTTGCGCGGACGTTCCTGGTGCCGTCTGCAA attcGACGTGTGCCCCAACCATAATTGTATCCCCATGTTCTTCGTGGACAAGCAGTGGGTGGAATGTAAAGATCTCGTATATAGAGAGTACTGA